Proteins encoded by one window of Corynebacterium amycolatum:
- the ftsW gene encoding putative lipid II flippase FtsW, giving the protein MDNSRKARNLSASAETAQKGTKATKSQQPSSSSTSARERPAWVERFNDWKSRPLFDYHLLMIIVALLTSIGLVMVLSASMASAGNDSGSVWSVFIRQLVMVVAGLISMWIVLRMRVELIRSLSTAALILSFVLLVLVIIPGIGIGLEETGARSWLSIGGITMQPSEIAKIALALWGSKLLAEKVRTAVSYTDLFGLFGAVSFVILALVMLQRDLGMVASMAFVVVALAWFAGLPRVFITGLLAAAAFAMVIFTVTAGFRSARIRVYLDSLLGNFNDVQGDAYQSYQGFLSLADGSLTGVGLGQSSAKWGYLPEAKNDFIFAIIGEETGFLGALMVILLYAALGWVGLRIAGRQNDPFLRLLAGTITAATVVQAFINIGYVVGALPVTGLQLPLISAGGTSAMVTLFSMGLLATCARHESEAVSAMQTSGRPALDRFLGIPEPIPYDESRRHAPKVRAHRDPQRFGPPVVTSGARTPRGEGAQVRETYSGRADRFNRAGRSGGSRSGRGAAPQRGSRTSGSSGNLGSVRGREVDYSPRSDNGRTRGFSAKSPRTGRSQGSWSSSSSGRGSRIRGEGRGGQSRSRQRPGRNNRNGGSAPRRRNR; this is encoded by the coding sequence ATGGATAACTCCCGCAAGGCTCGTAATTTAAGCGCTAGCGCCGAGACAGCACAAAAGGGGACGAAGGCTACCAAGTCACAACAGCCCTCGTCGTCAAGCACTAGTGCTCGAGAGCGGCCTGCGTGGGTGGAGCGTTTTAACGACTGGAAGTCGCGCCCGCTGTTCGACTACCACCTGCTGATGATTATCGTCGCACTGCTGACGTCTATCGGCCTGGTGATGGTGCTGTCGGCATCCATGGCCAGTGCGGGTAACGACTCGGGCAGCGTGTGGTCGGTGTTTATCCGCCAGCTGGTCATGGTGGTGGCGGGTCTGATCTCCATGTGGATCGTGCTGCGAATGCGGGTGGAGCTGATTCGCTCGCTATCGACGGCAGCGCTGATTCTGTCCTTTGTGCTTCTGGTTTTGGTGATTATTCCTGGCATCGGCATTGGTCTGGAGGAAACCGGTGCGCGTTCGTGGCTGAGTATTGGTGGGATCACCATGCAGCCATCAGAAATCGCGAAGATTGCGCTGGCATTGTGGGGCTCGAAGCTACTGGCTGAGAAGGTCCGCACTGCTGTGTCCTACACCGATTTGTTTGGGCTGTTTGGCGCGGTCAGCTTCGTGATATTGGCACTGGTGATGCTACAGCGTGACCTTGGCATGGTTGCTTCCATGGCGTTCGTCGTGGTGGCGTTGGCGTGGTTTGCTGGCCTGCCGCGAGTCTTTATCACCGGGCTTCTTGCTGCAGCGGCTTTTGCCATGGTGATTTTCACCGTCACCGCGGGTTTCCGTTCGGCGCGAATCAGGGTCTACTTGGACTCGCTGCTCGGTAACTTCAACGACGTGCAGGGCGATGCCTACCAGTCCTACCAGGGCTTTCTTTCGCTTGCCGACGGATCTCTCACCGGTGTCGGTCTCGGTCAGTCGAGCGCGAAGTGGGGATACCTACCGGAGGCGAAGAATGACTTCATTTTTGCCATTATCGGTGAGGAAACTGGTTTCCTCGGCGCGCTGATGGTTATTTTGCTCTACGCAGCGCTTGGCTGGGTGGGACTTCGTATCGCCGGTCGCCAGAACGATCCGTTTCTCCGTCTGCTCGCGGGCACGATTACTGCTGCAACCGTGGTCCAGGCTTTCATCAACATCGGCTACGTCGTCGGTGCGTTGCCGGTGACTGGTCTGCAGCTGCCGCTGATTTCCGCCGGTGGTACATCGGCGATGGTGACGTTGTTCTCGATGGGCCTGCTGGCCACGTGTGCTCGCCACGAATCGGAAGCAGTCTCTGCAATGCAGACTTCGGGACGTCCGGCGCTCGATAGGTTCCTGGGTATTCCGGAGCCGATCCCGTATGACGAATCGCGTCGCCACGCGCCGAAGGTGCGTGCCCATCGCGATCCGCAGCGTTTCGGTCCTCCCGTGGTGACCAGTGGAGCGCGTACTCCACGCGGCGAGGGGGCGCAGGTGCGGGAAACCTACAGTGGACGAGCTGACCGATTCAATCGGGCTGGCCGTAGTGGAGGCAGCCGCAGCGGTCGAGGTGCCGCCCCGCAGCGTGGCTCCCGAACCTCCGGCAGCTCCGGAAACTTGGGCAGCGTTCGTGGCCGCGAAGTGGATTATTCCCCTCGTAGTGACAACGGACGGACGCGGGGTTTTTCAGCGAAGTCGCCGCGGACTGGACGGTCACAGGGCTCCTGGTCGTCGTCAAGCTCAGGTCGGGGCAGTAGGATTCGGGGCGAAGGCCGTGGCGGACAGTCGCGTTCGCGCCAGCGCCCGGGCCGAAACAATAGGAATGGCGGTTCAGCACCGCGGAGGAGGAATCGATAA
- the murG gene encoding undecaprenyldiphospho-muramoylpentapeptide beta-N-acetylglucosaminyltransferase produces the protein MADKNLGAAAGAKGASESEQFLKDDGSAPTIVVAGGGTAGHIEPALAVADAILNLQPEARVIALGTNRGLESTLVPARGYDLELIPPVPVPRKPTADLFKLPLNVARAVRETRKVFKRIDADAVIGFGGYVSAPAYMACRAGKKIPFLVHEANARAGLANKLGVALGGVGLAAVTGSGLKAEVVGNPVRASLAALDRDTKRAEAREFFGLPQEGPVLFVTGGSQGARSINEAVSGAAAELAQAGVSVLHAYGKKNHVEVESIREDAPYVAVPYIDRMDLAYSAADLILCRSGAMTVAEVSAVGLPAVYVPLPHGNGEQALNATDVIDAGGGILIADESLTAASVSDIVIPLVTSPEKLADGRRALANIGHGNAAENIARRVLSAAVNSKK, from the coding sequence ATGGCAGACAAGAATCTGGGCGCAGCCGCTGGGGCGAAAGGCGCTTCGGAGTCTGAGCAGTTTCTCAAGGACGATGGCTCTGCTCCGACCATTGTGGTGGCCGGCGGTGGTACGGCTGGCCATATCGAACCCGCACTGGCAGTGGCGGATGCGATTTTGAACCTGCAGCCGGAGGCCCGCGTCATTGCACTCGGTACGAATCGGGGGTTGGAGTCGACCCTTGTACCGGCGCGAGGCTATGACCTGGAGCTGATTCCGCCAGTGCCGGTGCCGCGCAAGCCGACTGCGGATTTGTTCAAGCTGCCTCTCAACGTCGCTCGTGCGGTGCGTGAGACCCGCAAGGTTTTCAAGCGTATTGACGCTGATGCGGTCATCGGTTTTGGCGGCTACGTATCGGCACCTGCCTACATGGCGTGTCGTGCGGGGAAGAAGATTCCGTTCCTGGTTCACGAGGCCAACGCCCGTGCGGGTCTGGCCAATAAGCTCGGTGTCGCACTCGGTGGCGTCGGCCTGGCCGCTGTGACAGGTTCAGGTCTGAAGGCCGAGGTCGTCGGCAATCCCGTGCGTGCCAGCCTCGCGGCGCTGGACCGCGACACCAAGCGTGCCGAAGCCCGCGAGTTCTTCGGTTTACCGCAGGAGGGACCGGTACTCTTTGTCACCGGTGGTTCGCAGGGGGCGCGTTCCATCAACGAAGCTGTCAGCGGTGCAGCCGCAGAGCTCGCCCAGGCCGGTGTATCCGTACTGCATGCCTACGGAAAGAAGAATCACGTCGAGGTCGAGTCCATCCGCGAGGACGCCCCCTATGTCGCTGTGCCGTACATCGACCGGATGGATCTGGCGTACTCCGCCGCTGACCTGATTTTGTGCCGTTCCGGTGCGATGACGGTAGCTGAAGTCTCAGCTGTCGGCCTGCCTGCGGTGTATGTACCGCTGCCACACGGAAATGGGGAACAGGCACTCAACGCCACCGATGTCATCGATGCTGGCGGCGGCATTCTCATCGCCGACGAGTCGCTGACTGCGGCATCAGTTTCGGATATCGTAATTCCGCTGGTCACGTCCCCTGAAAAGCTTGCCGACGGACGCCGCGCCCTGGCCAACATCGGACATGGTAACGCTGCGGAGAACATCGCCCGTCGGGTGCTGTCTGCGGCTGTGAACTCTAAGAAGTAA
- the mraY gene encoding phospho-N-acetylmuramoyl-pentapeptide-transferase, translating into MIQLILSGAIAFLVSVFLTPVLIRKFSAEGLGQEIREEGPKSHLRKRGTPTMGGIAIIAAIVAGYFLSHLVTYIQTGVGPSASGLLVMFLVLAMGALGFADDFIKLYKGRNLGLNKTAKLVGQLAAALIFGVLLLQFPDASGLTPGTTNLSLIRDIPFLNLAPGPVWFGMIVFLVFVFIVIAAWTNAVNLTDGLDGLAAGATALLLATYTLISFWQFRNSCEASLGSGCYDVRDPLDIAVISVAGLGACLGFLWWNAAPAKIFMGDTGSLALGGLVAGLSFVTKTELLMVIIGFIFVMEVASVAIQIAVFQTTGKRVFRMAPLHHHFENGGWAETTVVVRFWLLAGIFNMIGAAIFYSDWLSQVGVFQ; encoded by the coding sequence GTGATTCAACTTATTCTCAGTGGTGCGATTGCATTCCTGGTGAGTGTCTTTTTAACACCAGTGCTTATTCGCAAATTCTCTGCTGAAGGTCTTGGCCAGGAGATTCGTGAAGAAGGGCCAAAGAGCCACCTGCGCAAGCGGGGAACTCCGACCATGGGCGGCATCGCCATCATCGCCGCAATCGTCGCTGGTTATTTCCTCTCTCACCTCGTTACGTATATCCAGACTGGCGTGGGGCCGTCCGCCTCCGGACTGTTGGTCATGTTCCTGGTTCTGGCGATGGGCGCATTGGGTTTTGCCGATGACTTCATCAAACTCTACAAAGGACGCAACCTGGGGCTGAACAAGACAGCGAAGCTGGTTGGGCAGCTGGCGGCAGCGCTGATTTTCGGCGTGTTGTTGCTGCAGTTCCCGGATGCGTCAGGCTTGACGCCGGGTACGACGAACTTGTCGCTGATTCGAGATATTCCGTTCCTGAATCTGGCTCCGGGGCCGGTGTGGTTCGGTATGATTGTCTTCCTGGTTTTTGTCTTCATCGTCATTGCCGCGTGGACGAATGCCGTCAATCTCACTGATGGCCTTGACGGCCTGGCTGCCGGTGCCACCGCGCTGTTGTTGGCCACCTACACACTGATTTCCTTCTGGCAGTTCCGTAACTCCTGCGAGGCTTCGCTGGGTAGCGGCTGCTATGACGTCCGCGATCCACTGGATATCGCCGTTATTTCCGTCGCGGGTCTGGGCGCATGCTTGGGCTTCCTGTGGTGGAATGCAGCGCCGGCAAAGATTTTCATGGGAGATACCGGTTCGTTGGCTCTTGGCGGTTTGGTAGCGGGTCTGTCATTTGTCACCAAGACTGAGCTGTTGATGGTTATCATTGGCTTCATCTTCGTGATGGAAGTTGCTTCCGTGGCAATCCAAATCGCGGTTTTCCAGACGACTGGCAAGCGCGTATTCCGCATGGCTCCTCTCCATCACCACTTCGAAAACGGAGGTTGGGCGGAGACAACTGTTGTCGTTCGCTTCTGGCTACTCGCAGGCATTTTCAACATGATTGGCGCAGCCATCTTCTACAGTGACTGGCTTTCTCAGGTAGGCGTATTTCAATGA
- a CDS encoding UDP-N-acetylmuramoyl-tripeptide--D-alanyl-D-alanine ligase, whose amino-acid sequence MIALTAAEIAHIVGGELVHVDDDATVTQPAEFDSRKIREGSLFLALPGARVDGHDFIDQAMAAGATMALAARDVGQPAVVVKPLGKQDSNADAFAHDPDGSGAAVLEALGKLARYVVDELKKDQLHVVGVTGSAGKTSTKDMMATLLRTDGPTVAPKGSFNNEIGHPYTVLQCTPETKYLVAEMSARGIGHVAHLARIAPPTIGAVLNVGTAHLGEFGSREAIAQAKGELVEALPAAEQGGVAVLNADDDYVTGMAPRTQAKVVFFSADENSERHATADYRATNVQLDDFARASFDLHIPDGRTFPIQLQVYGAHQVANALAAIAVAVESGIDAEQVAKAMAAHVAASERRMDVQQLTGNIVVINDSYNANPDSMRAGIDALACTAAGPTHQDASSWAVLGQMGELGDSAENEHSSLGEYLVGRGINRLIAVGESSNVHALADKAEELGLNTSRVPDTSAAADLVAAEVRPNDVVLVKASYADGMWRVADSLAAKVGTAPEGESGEEK is encoded by the coding sequence ATGATTGCCCTGACCGCCGCGGAAATCGCTCACATCGTGGGAGGTGAACTCGTCCACGTCGATGATGACGCCACAGTGACTCAACCCGCAGAATTCGACTCCCGAAAGATCCGCGAAGGCTCGCTCTTCCTAGCCCTGCCGGGCGCGCGGGTCGACGGTCACGACTTCATCGATCAGGCTATGGCAGCTGGAGCGACGATGGCACTGGCGGCACGAGATGTTGGGCAACCTGCGGTCGTCGTCAAGCCCCTTGGTAAGCAGGACTCCAATGCTGACGCATTTGCACACGATCCGGATGGGTCCGGGGCGGCGGTGCTGGAAGCGCTTGGTAAGTTGGCGCGTTACGTCGTCGACGAGCTGAAGAAGGATCAGCTGCATGTCGTCGGTGTGACGGGTTCGGCGGGAAAGACGTCGACGAAGGACATGATGGCGACGCTGCTTCGTACCGACGGTCCGACGGTGGCTCCGAAGGGGTCGTTTAACAACGAAATTGGGCATCCGTACACGGTGCTGCAGTGCACTCCGGAGACGAAGTACCTAGTTGCGGAGATGAGTGCGCGCGGAATTGGGCATGTGGCCCACCTTGCGCGCATCGCACCACCGACGATCGGTGCGGTGCTCAATGTTGGTACGGCGCACCTTGGTGAGTTTGGCTCGCGCGAGGCAATCGCGCAGGCTAAGGGCGAGCTCGTGGAAGCGCTGCCGGCTGCGGAGCAGGGCGGTGTGGCCGTACTCAATGCCGACGATGACTATGTCACTGGCATGGCTCCACGTACCCAGGCGAAGGTGGTGTTCTTCTCTGCCGATGAGAACTCCGAACGCCACGCAACTGCGGATTACCGCGCCACGAATGTGCAGCTCGACGATTTTGCTCGTGCGTCCTTTGACCTGCATATACCGGATGGGCGTACATTCCCGATCCAACTGCAGGTCTATGGTGCGCACCAAGTGGCCAATGCCCTGGCGGCGATTGCGGTGGCAGTGGAGTCCGGTATTGATGCTGAGCAAGTCGCAAAGGCGATGGCCGCGCATGTGGCAGCGTCGGAGCGGCGCATGGATGTCCAGCAGCTCACTGGCAATATCGTCGTTATTAACGACTCCTACAATGCCAACCCTGATTCGATGCGTGCGGGGATTGATGCTCTGGCTTGTACAGCAGCTGGCCCAACGCACCAGGACGCCTCATCGTGGGCGGTGCTGGGACAGATGGGGGAGCTTGGCGATTCCGCTGAGAATGAGCACTCGTCACTGGGCGAGTACCTTGTGGGCCGCGGCATCAATCGACTAATTGCAGTCGGAGAGAGTTCTAATGTGCATGCCTTGGCCGACAAAGCGGAAGAGTTGGGGTTAAATACTTCTAGGGTGCCGGATACATCCGCTGCCGCGGATTTGGTGGCGGCTGAGGTGCGTCCGAACGATGTTGTGTTAGTCAAGGCCTCCTACGCGGACGGTATGTGGCGGGTCGCGGACTCGCTAGCTGCCAAGGTTGGAACTGCGCCCGAAGGTGAAAGCGGAGAGGAAAAGTAA
- the murD gene encoding UDP-N-acetylmuramoyl-L-alanine--D-glutamate ligase — translation MINSPDPTNLTEIRNLDLVATVRSGRVLVAGAGVSGRGAIVMLTDIGCPEVVVVDDSALGALVAADFSVRHVTTADARDELADAVAIVTSPGWRPTSPLFDAAAEAGVPVFGDVALAFAGDCAQLWGPKRTWLVVTGTNGKTTTTSMLAAMLGEQGAAVGNIGVALYDALTAEPRIEVLAAELSSFQLHWAPNIRPDAGVLLNLAEDHIDWHGSYENYGLDKTRALRGAVAIYGADDADVVEHVEKMLKNDELGNSVVGFTDGPPEAHQVGVRDSMIVDRAFGGGEAADDDSEPGIVIAPVAGISPPGRAGVLDAVAATAMARSIGTSPEQIAAALETFEVRAHRGQIVHKTNDVVWIDDSKATNPHAADAALSGHERVVWIVGGQLKGAEISPLVAKHAHRLQAAVVLGVDRQLVSDALSRIAPAVPVVVIDDTDKVDAMAKVCMAASEYANPGDVVLLAPAAASLDMYSGMAERGDLFAQWAQKVTSTDG, via the coding sequence ATGATTAACTCACCAGACCCGACCAACCTCACCGAAATCCGAAATCTCGACTTAGTCGCTACGGTGCGCTCTGGTCGAGTTCTGGTGGCAGGAGCCGGGGTTTCCGGTCGCGGTGCCATCGTGATGCTCACGGACATCGGCTGTCCGGAAGTTGTCGTCGTGGACGACTCCGCCCTCGGCGCACTGGTTGCCGCTGACTTTTCGGTTCGGCATGTCACCACCGCAGACGCTCGCGACGAGCTTGCCGACGCGGTTGCGATTGTGACCTCCCCGGGATGGCGTCCGACCAGTCCGCTGTTCGACGCAGCCGCTGAGGCCGGTGTCCCGGTATTCGGCGATGTGGCGCTGGCTTTCGCTGGGGACTGTGCCCAGCTGTGGGGGCCGAAACGTACCTGGTTGGTAGTCACCGGCACTAACGGCAAGACCACAACTACCTCCATGCTGGCCGCCATGCTCGGGGAGCAGGGCGCAGCTGTGGGCAACATTGGCGTGGCTCTGTACGATGCACTGACTGCTGAGCCTCGTATCGAAGTGTTGGCCGCAGAGCTGTCCAGCTTCCAATTGCACTGGGCGCCGAATATTCGCCCAGATGCGGGAGTACTGCTGAACCTGGCGGAAGACCACATCGACTGGCACGGTTCTTACGAAAACTACGGTCTGGACAAGACCCGTGCGCTGCGTGGTGCTGTCGCAATCTACGGCGCGGATGACGCCGATGTCGTCGAGCACGTGGAAAAGATGCTGAAAAACGATGAGCTCGGCAACTCCGTCGTGGGCTTCACCGATGGTCCTCCGGAGGCACACCAGGTCGGAGTTCGCGATAGCATGATTGTCGACCGCGCTTTTGGCGGTGGCGAGGCCGCAGATGACGACTCTGAGCCGGGCATTGTCATCGCACCGGTAGCGGGAATTTCTCCTCCCGGCCGGGCAGGTGTTCTCGATGCGGTGGCCGCCACTGCGATGGCGCGCAGCATCGGTACTTCACCGGAGCAAATTGCAGCGGCGCTGGAGACTTTCGAAGTTCGCGCACACCGCGGTCAGATCGTCCATAAGACAAATGATGTCGTGTGGATTGATGACTCCAAGGCCACTAATCCCCACGCTGCCGACGCGGCACTGTCCGGCCATGAGCGTGTTGTTTGGATTGTCGGTGGCCAGCTCAAGGGCGCGGAAATCTCGCCGCTAGTGGCGAAGCATGCTCATCGCCTGCAGGCCGCCGTGGTTCTGGGCGTCGATAGGCAACTAGTCAGCGATGCGCTCTCCCGCATCGCACCTGCTGTGCCGGTCGTTGTCATCGATGACACCGACAAGGTCGATGCCATGGCGAAGGTCTGTATGGCAGCTAGTGAATATGCCAATCCGGGGGACGTGGTGCTGTTGGCACCAGCTGCCGCCAGCTTGGACATGTACTCCGGTATGGCTGAACGCGGCGACTTGTTCGCGCAATGGGCGCAGAAGGTGACGTCAACTGATGGATAA